In the Oryza glaberrima chromosome 6, OglaRS2, whole genome shotgun sequence genome, one interval contains:
- the LOC127776247 gene encoding protein CHLOROPLAST IMPORT APPARATUS 2-like, with the protein MASSCIPTGLRLDLEMVKAAAPPGGSSAAAHSSASSTLSEASNSSSSSVASLSLKRARTPRKRPNQTYNEAAALLASMYPSVFPVIKGAGTAPPRLLGLATALADDPSSSDLLPPFPVLGNGSAAHLLRDTPPPPTPRCPAPIKSCSSPAPVSSVFREFRDAAPSPGTPDADADVTDDDYLGELDFEDEDGFDADSFLAVDDGVAEGIDSIMGKLSMEKNSAAASRADAVLSSAAIHPYIRSLMVLGLGFRQGRLNAGQALKRHDDESDWWMCPAIPVKEIAAPPAPSVAMPVPVPMPLQASDKKKKKSKKKSLKEIERDNAIAVGECKFGDEGTLGFDHGDAGISALKDPKIGLGLNLNTEEVLKAWCNRGSVFAGCDALESPRSSSDLHAKLADIDLFLDNNTSGVIREGSMLKLRHKQKQCTPLLSNKTRYQSRKVNAECRPRVKGKYVSQASLLQQASEKER; encoded by the exons ATGGCGTCGTCGTGCATCCCCACCGGCCTCCGGCTGGACCTGGAGATGgtaaaggcggcggcgccgcccggtggctcgtcggcggcggcgcactcgTCGGCTTCGTCGACGCTGTCGGAGGCGTcgaactcgtcgtcgtcgtcggtggcgtcGCTGTCGCTGAAGCGGGCGCGCACGCCGCGGAAGCGGCCCAACCAGACGTacaacgaggcggcggcgctgctcgcgTCCATGTACCCCTCCGTGTTCCCCGTCATCAAGGGCGccgggacggcgccgccgcggctgctcggcctcgccaccgcgctcgccgacgacccctcctcctccgatctCCTCCCGCCGTTCCCCGTCCTCGGGAACGGCAGCGCCGCGCACCTCCTCCgcgacacgccgccgccgccgacgccgcggtgcCCCGCCCCCATCAAGAGCtgttcgtcgccggcgcccgTAAGCAGCGTGTTCAGGGAGTTCCGCGAcgcggcgccgtcgcccggaacgcccgacgccgacgccgacgtcacCGACGACGACTACCTCGGGGAGCTTGATTTCGAAGACGAGGACGGATTCGACGCCGACTCTTTCCTCGCCGTCGATGACGGCGTGGCCGAGGGCATCGATAGCATCATGGGCAAACTCAGCATGGAGAAGAACTCCGCAGCCGCgtcccgcgccgacgccgtcctGTCCAGCGCCGCCATACATCCATACATCAGAAGCCTCATGGTGCTCGGTCTCGGGTTCCGGCAAGGCCGGCTCAACGCCGGCCAAGCACTGAAGCGGCATGACGATGAGAGTGATTGGTGGATGTGCCCTGCCATACCAGTGAAGGAAATCGCGGCGCCTCCTGCGCCATCGGTGGCTATGCCGGTGCCAGTGCCGATGCCATTGCAGGCTTCagataagaagaagaagaagagtaagAAGAAGTCACTGAAGGAAATAGAAAGGGATAATGCCATTGCTGTTGGTGAATGTAAGTTTGGTGATGAGGGAACTCTGGGCTTTGATCATGGCGATGCTGGAATTTCGGCGCTGAAGGACCCAAAGATAGGATTGGGCCTGAATCTGAACACTGAAGAGGTGCTGAAGGCTTGGTGTAACAGAGGTTCTGTTTTCGCTGGCTGCGATGCACTTGAATCACCAAGATCCTCCTCTGATTTGCAT GCTAAACTTGCAGACATTGatctatttttagataataatacAAGCGGTGTTATCCGGGAAGGAAGCATGCTGAAATTGCGGCACAAGCAGAAGCAGTgcactcccctcctctccaatAAGACCCGGTATCAATCGCGGAAGGTGAATGCTGAATGTCGGCCTCGGGTCAAG GGGAAGTATGTTAGCCAGGCTTCTCTTCTTCAACAAGCCTCAGAGAAAGAGAGGTAG
- the LOC127776537 gene encoding uncharacterized protein LOC127776537, producing MPQLSLTTNVPVDAVVASDIIKDCSKALARIIGKPESYVMVSINGSVPMSFAASEEPAAYGVLMSIGGIGPGVNGKLSAALAEILETKLSVSRSRFYVKFDDVKGFNLGFNGSTF from the exons ATGCCGCAGCTGAGCCTGACCACCAACGTGcccgtcgacgccgtcgtcgcctccgaCATCATCAAGGACTGCTCCAAGGCGCTCGCCAGGATCATCGGCAAGCCCGAATCC TACGTCATGGTGTCGATCAACGGGTCGGTGCCCATGTCGTTCGCCGCCAGCGAGGAGCCGGCGGCCTACGGCGTGCTCATGTCCATTGGCGGCATCGGCCCCGGCGTCAACGGAAAGCTGAGCGCCGCTCTCGCCGAGATCCTCGAGACCAAGCTCTCCGTCAGCAGGTCTAGGTTCTACGTCAAATTTGACGATGTCAAG GGATTCAATTTGGGGTTCAATGGGTCGACATTCTGA